A single region of the Pseudomonadota bacterium genome encodes:
- the coaD gene encoding pantetheine-phosphate adenylyltransferase, producing the protein MTTYEPFVQPETTETIAVYPGTFDPITMGHIDIINRTLHLFDKVIITIAINATKKPLFSLEERLEMIRECFPASENRITVDTVSGLLVDYAYTKGARAIIRGLRAVSDFDYEFQLALMNRRLEREVETVFLMTGFRWIYISSSIIKEAASHGGDVGGLVPDHVCEKLRERFMRG; encoded by the coding sequence ATGACAACATATGAACCATTTGTTCAACCCGAAACCACCGAGACCATCGCTGTCTATCCTGGGACCTTCGACCCGATCACCATGGGCCATATTGATATAATCAACCGCACCCTGCATCTTTTTGACAAAGTAATTATTACCATCGCGATTAATGCTACGAAAAAACCGCTCTTCTCACTTGAAGAACGTCTTGAAATGATCCGCGAATGTTTTCCTGCCTCTGAAAACCGGATTACGGTGGATACCGTCTCCGGCCTGCTTGTTGATTATGCTTATACCAAAGGCGCTCGCGCGATTATCCGCGGCCTGCGGGCTGTTTCGGATTTTGATTACGAATTCCAGCTGGCATTGATGAATCGGCGTCTTGAGCGTGAAGTTGAGACGGTCTTTCTGATGACCGGTTTCAGGTGGATTTATATCAGTTCGAGCATCATCAAAGAAGCCGCGAGTCACGGCGGTGATGTCGGCGGGCTGGTGCCTGATCACGTCTGTGAAAAACTTCGGGAACGGTTCATGCGAGGTTGA